The Actinocorallia herbida DNA window CTTCGCGCCCCGAAGCGCGGGCTTCCGGCGCGGATCTCCGCGCCGACGTTAGAGGCCGCCGCGCACGACCGGCAGGGTGCCCTGTCCCGAGCCGCCCGGGACAGGGTGGAATTGCGCTCAGTGGTGCTCAGGAAAGGAATTCGGGCGGTTCATTCCTGCGCTTTTGGAAAGGCCGGGGACGCGGCGCGTGAACCGCTAGGAGAATCTCACCCCTGGAGTACCATCCTGGTGGTTGCAGCTGGTGCGGTTGCGGGTGAATGCGGAATGCCGAAAGGACCGTCCGCATCGCGTGACCTTGCCGCCGAGCGCCACTGTCCAAGGGGGAGAAATTGCCGGATATCGCCATTTATGGCCTCGGTGAGATGGGTGCGGAGATCGCCCGGTGCCTGGTGCGCCGCGGGTCCGCGCTCGCCGCGTACGATCCGGTCGCCGATCCGGAGATCGTCTCGCCCGGGTTCCGTTGCGGCGGGTCGGTCGGCGAGGTCGCCGCGACGGCACCGGCGCACCTGGTCGTGGTCAAGCGGCTGCCCGACCTGGAGGCGCTGCTCTTCGCCGACGACGGTCTGGGCGCCCGCGCCATGCCGGGCTCCCTCATCGTGCTGCACACCACGGTCACCCCGCAGCTCGTGCTCGACCTGCGGCGCCGTGTCGCGGACCGCTACGGGCACACGCTCGTCGACGCCGCGCTCAGCCGCCGCGACGGAAAGATCAGCGAGGGCTCGCTGTCGTTGCTCGTCGGCGGCACGGACGCCGACCTGGCCGTCTCCCGGCCGGTGCTGGAGACCTACGCCGACAACGTCGTGCACGTCGGGGCGCCCGGGGCGGGGATGGCCGCCAAGCTCTGCAACAACTGGCTGCTCTACAGCAACCGGCACGCGGCCCTGCAGGCGCTCGAAGCGGGCCGGTCGATGGGCCTCGACGTCGACGTGCTGCGCGGGGCGCTGGCCGCCTCCACCGGATCGAGCTGGGCCCTGCTGCACTACTCGGATCTCGACGCGGCGATCCTCGACGGCCGGGGCGCGCCGGCCGTCGTGCGCGACCGCACGGCCGCGGAGCTGGGCATGGTGCGGGAGATGACGACCGCCGCGGGCGCGGTGCCGACCACCTTGGAAGAGACCTTCGCCCTGCTCGACACCATGCGGCCGGCGGAGGCGACCGCCGAGGTCGGTCTGAGCGGCCGGGGATAGGCCCATGCGGTGTCGGATCCTTGAGGACGGGGAGCTGGACGCCCTGACCCGCGAGCTGCCCGTCCAGGTGTGGAACTCCCTCGCGGCGTCCCGGCTCTACGGGAGCACCCTCGACCTGGTCTGCCTCTCCCGGCAGGGCAAGGCCGTCGGCACCTGGGTCTGTCCCCTCGACGGTCAGGACCCGGTCTTCGCACGGCGCGCGTTCCGTCTGCTGCCCTACGCCTCCCCCTGGGTCGACCCGGAGCTGCACCCGAGCGCGCGGCACCGGGTGGTCATGGCGATGGCCGCCACCCTGATGGAGCGCGCCGACGCCGTCGAGCTGCCCATGGATCCGCGGTTCGGCGAGGTCGCCGCGCTGCTCGAAGCGGGTGCCGACGTCCTGTGCCGGCACACCCGCGTGCTCGACACCACCGACGGCGCCGCCGTCCGCTCCGGTTACCTGCCGACCGTGCACAACCACATCCGCGCGGCGGCCGTCCGCCACACGGTCGAGCGGGTGCCGCCGGAACGGTTCGACTTCGCGCGGGCGATCGTGGGCCAGCCCGCGGAGGCCGTCGCCGCACGCCGCAGGTC harbors:
- a CDS encoding NAD(P)-dependent oxidoreductase yields the protein MPDIAIYGLGEMGAEIARCLVRRGSALAAYDPVADPEIVSPGFRCGGSVGEVAATAPAHLVVVKRLPDLEALLFADDGLGARAMPGSLIVLHTTVTPQLVLDLRRRVADRYGHTLVDAALSRRDGKISEGSLSLLVGGTDADLAVSRPVLETYADNVVHVGAPGAGMAAKLCNNWLLYSNRHAALQALEAGRSMGLDVDVLRGALAASTGSSWALLHYSDLDAAILDGRGAPAVVRDRTAAELGMVREMTTAAGAVPTTLEETFALLDTMRPAEATAEVGLSGRG